From Impatiens glandulifera chromosome 7, dImpGla2.1, whole genome shotgun sequence:
ATTGTCTTTGACAGGAAATCAATACCTATCGTAGCCTGAAAAAcgaatatttaataattattcaaacgACAACGTTGAAGTGAGAACTGAAGAGATGCATTATAGTAGCTTCTAGTTATACAAGATAAACAACTATATAGACCAGGGCATATTCATCGAGATATGATTTCAACTATTGAAACTTCAGACAGCACGAGAgttgattaaaaaattgatatcaGCCATCGATTCCAGATTCCTAGTTCTACTCTAACATTTCTCCCCTTATCTAACAAAGATGATATATGTCCCAAAATCATTCATTCAATGTGGATTGTATGATATGTATTCACTCTAACAACCTAAAATTAGTATGGATTCATAGCAAAAACCAACGTATTCAGAAGACACGATCGATGACAACCAGGAGTTAAGGATCATCAAATAGATCGAAGAGCACATGAATTACTGAAGGATCGGAGTTATTATAATCATTGAAGCATATTAATCACCAGATCGATTAAGATTGTTGATCCCAAAGGATCAGAGACTCAAGTTTCTCAATTTTCCAATAGCGGACCACATCTTAAGAAGAATGTCTCTGAATTTCATAATGAAATTAAGTTCCATAACTAAACAAGATCAAATCGAGTTTGATAGAATCAGATCAATGACGTGAATAATGAAGATACCTGATATGTATTATCGAACTTATCGTACATGAACCTAGTAATTATACTGGTCTTTCCAACAGACTGATCTCCCAAGAAAACGAGCTTATACTTGGCGAGAGCTGAAACCGGAGCCATCTTCTAGTCAAACCGTCGATCGGAAATGAAGCTTGAAGATCGGATGTCTGGATCGGATATATAACTTAATTCTTTCTCTTCTTATTTTTAGTCTagtttcaatttcaaataaattaaaaataaaaagcgcacacaattcttatttattattattttaaaaaatacatttttttttttaaattatggaTTACATGACTcaggagaaaaataaaataaaatgtcaagtcactcttgaaaattaatattttgagaaaattaatattttgagaaaattaaaattcatcTTGTCAATTGTCATATTTGCTTGACGGTAGATTTGATGCTTTATTACTTTCAACAGTGAGTTATTGAAAGTAAAAcacataattttagttattaaaatttttaatatacatataatttagtatgtttcaaaatattatttcaataaaactaattaaatattaaaatattttttttccaaatccAAGTTTTACTCCGGATCCGTTTTCAAGTGTTTCAAAACTggcaaatattaatatatgtttttttcaagattttaacattattgatctttttaagataatttaatattcaattaaaagagaaaaatcaaagatagtaaggtcataaataaaaaaaataaaataaaaataacgtACTTAAAGGTTTTCAAGAAGGCGGTGAGTCATCAATTTTGACTCCACAAAATTTTCGAGAATAAATTTCAGATtgtgtaataataataatgacgTTACACTTATAGATTGAATATAATAACGAAAAGTACGACAATTCATTTGTAGTCAAATAATCCACCAATAAATAATATGGATAAAAACCAACAATTTAGATCTATTATATAAACGGTTTCAATCCAAATATCTCAATAATTATCAATAGAGCAGTTAAACATTACATAATGAATTTTAATCATGCTTCTCGATTCATACGAGAGATATTCCATTTATAAGTTCAAGTTTATCTTgagtttattcaattttttttctttatttgattaatgaagaaatcttccatttataagcTGAGTTTATTGACTAAGGTTCATTATTGTTAACCCCatatgtgattttattttatttttaatctagagacgaattaaatatattttttaaatgaggcAAATTAATGTTGATATAAAAAGTGGTAATTGATCATGTCAATTAAATTGTGGGTGGGGGTAATTAGATCGTCCCTTCCAAtgagaacaaaaaaaataaaaatatggagAGTTAGCTAGTAATTAATGATCATGGTCATGCCTTGATGCCATGGTAACAAGCTTAATAATGCACAAAGCAACATCACTAAGCTGAAAGAAATCATAATTCTGTTTCGACAACGGCGACGCCACTCCTTCTCTTTCCCCAAACCCATCTTCACAAGTGGTAGCTCCTTCCATTGCAGCACTCACAAGCAAGTTCGCAACATGGTATCGCTCAGAATAGAAAGCCCCAATAGCATCAAGCATCATCGTAGCACCTTCTATGTAGAGTTCGAGACAGTCCTCAAGACATGCAACCACGAACGGCTCCAAACGCTCTTTTCCAGCTAAAAAGTTCTCAATCGCGGTCACGGTGGAGGTGGCGTTCTTGATTGAGAGTTCCATGGCCACTATACCTAATCCTGGGAGGTTGGTGACATGGCTGACTGGGATTGGTTGGAGTGAGGTTTGGCAGAAGTTGTAGTCTAGGGATGCTGAGGTGTCGGCGCATTGGGAACATGTTGAGTTGATCATGTCGGGGCCGCCCAGATGGGAGCTTTTTACTACTACATTGTGGATGAACAATAATATTGTTGTTAAGGTTATATTAATGAAGATCTGGGGAATTTTCTGattcattctttctttctttcttgatgGAAAGGACTAATAGTCTAGGATGGTTTGGTTTATAGGACCATGGATCATGGATAGGAAATGGgttgttttttattt
This genomic window contains:
- the LOC124946185 gene encoding putative invertase inhibitor; translated protein: MNQKIPQIFINITLTTILLFIHNVVVKSSHLGGPDMINSTCSQCADTSASLDYNFCQTSLQPIPVSHVTNLPGLGIVAMELSIKNATSTVTAIENFLAGKERLEPFVVACLEDCLELYIEGATMMLDAIGAFYSERYHVANLLVSAAMEGATTCEDGFGEREGVASPLSKQNYDFFQLSDVALCIIKLVTMASRHDHDH